Part of the Oscillibacter hominis genome is shown below.
TTGAGGCCGCCCACCCAGCCGGAGTGGGTGCGGTAGATCTTCTGGGTCATCTTCTTGCCGGTCAGAACGGCCTTGCCCGCGTTGATGATGATCACGCAGTCGCCGCAGTCGGCATGGGGGGTGTAGGTGGGTTTATTCTTGCCGCGCAGCAGATCGGCGGCAGCCACAGCGGTCTTGCCCAGGGGCTTGCCGGCAGCGTCCAGAATGTACCACTTGCGCTCAATGTTGGCCTTGTTTGCCATAAAAGTGGACATGGTTCTTCCTCCTGTATCTTGTAGTCGAGATCGGACTTTACAAATCAAAGGCTCCG
Proteins encoded:
- the rplM gene encoding 50S ribosomal protein L13 translates to MSTFMANKANIERKWYILDAAGKPLGKTAVAAADLLRGKNKPTYTPHADCGDCVIIINAGKAVLTGKKMTQKIYRTHSGWVGGLKETPYRILMQDKPETAMRVAIRGMMPRNTVTKDSLKRLRIYADENYEQQAQKPEVWTVE